In Lysobacter lycopersici, a genomic segment contains:
- a CDS encoding GntR family transcriptional regulator, whose translation MTAIQWSEGAPIYRQLKERVIAMMLDGVLKPGDALPSVRQVAAEYHLNPITVSRAYQELADESLVEKRRGLGMYVTEEASRKLLASERERFLREEWPLVLERIQRLGLDTAELLDPNSKWSAQ comes from the coding sequence ATGACCGCCATCCAGTGGAGCGAGGGCGCCCCGATCTACCGCCAGCTCAAGGAGCGCGTCATCGCGATGATGCTCGACGGCGTGCTCAAGCCCGGCGACGCGCTGCCTTCGGTGCGCCAGGTGGCGGCGGAATACCACCTCAATCCCATCACCGTCTCGCGCGCCTACCAGGAACTCGCGGACGAATCGCTCGTGGAAAAACGCAGGGGACTCGGCATGTACGTCACCGAAGAAGCGTCAAGGAAACTGCTGGCCAGCGAACGCGAACGCTTCCTTCGCGAGGAATGGCCGCTGGTGCTCGAGCGCATCCAGCGCCTGGGCCTGGACACGGCCGAACTGCTCGACCCGAACAGCAAGTGGAGCGCGCAATGA
- a CDS encoding FKBP-type peptidyl-prolyl cis-trans isomerase N-terminal domain-containing protein — translation MKSKSRSMLAVLLLAALAAAGCNKADKPAADAAKKTDATAAKGDQIAGLPTEKDQVSYMIGMQMGKSLEPVKDDVDVDVIAKAIKDSVTGGKLLLTEEQAQKIGESFSEKMQAKQIADMMAKGKKNATEGAAFLAANGKKPNVKTTATGLQYEVITEGKGAKPKPTDVVKVNYKGSLLDGTEFDGSEQHGGPATMPLAQVVPGWREGITLMPVGSKYRFWIPAALGFGEQGTPGGPIPPSATLVFEVELLDIAKGGKPPMPQAH, via the coding sequence ATGAAGTCGAAGTCCCGTTCCATGCTCGCCGTACTGCTGCTGGCCGCGCTCGCCGCCGCCGGTTGCAACAAGGCCGACAAGCCCGCCGCCGATGCGGCCAAGAAGACCGATGCGACCGCCGCCAAGGGCGACCAGATCGCCGGCCTGCCGACCGAGAAGGACCAGGTCAGCTACATGATCGGCATGCAGATGGGCAAGTCGCTGGAGCCGGTGAAGGACGATGTCGACGTCGACGTCATCGCCAAGGCGATCAAGGACTCGGTCACCGGCGGAAAGCTCCTGCTGACCGAAGAGCAGGCGCAGAAGATCGGCGAAAGCTTCTCGGAGAAGATGCAGGCCAAGCAGATCGCCGACATGATGGCGAAGGGCAAGAAGAACGCGACCGAGGGCGCGGCCTTCCTCGCCGCGAACGGCAAGAAGCCGAACGTCAAGACCACCGCCACCGGCCTGCAGTACGAAGTGATCACCGAAGGCAAGGGCGCCAAGCCCAAGCCCACCGACGTGGTGAAGGTGAACTACAAGGGCAGCCTGCTCGATGGCACCGAGTTCGACGGTTCCGAACAGCACGGCGGCCCGGCGACGATGCCGCTGGCGCAGGTGGTGCCCGGCTGGCGCGAAGGCATCACCCTGATGCCGGTCGGTTCCAAGTACCGCTTCTGGATCCCGGCCGCGCTCGGCTTCGGCGAGCAGGGCACGCCCGGCGGCCCCATTCCGCCCAGCGCGACGCTGGTGTTCGAAGTGGAACTGCTCGACATCGCCAAGGGCGGCAAGCCGCCGATGCCGCAGGCCCACTGA
- a CDS encoding ABC transporter ATP-binding protein: MNGQVISARGLRKAYRNKLALDGASFEVPAGRIVGLIGPNGAGKTTALKAILGLIPFDGELSVLGRDPRTQRDELMNDVCFIADVAVLPRWIRVKEAIEFVAGVHPRFDRERCQRFLANTQLKPDMKVRELSKGMIVQLHLALVMAIDAKLLVLDEPTLGLDILYRKQFYQRLLEDYFDEDKTILVTTHQVEEIEHILTDVLFIRDGKIALDAPMDAVGERFTEVLVNADRVDAARALKPIDERALPFGKTVMLFDGVPADQLASLGETRTPGLADLFVATMKGTYA; the protein is encoded by the coding sequence ATGAACGGCCAGGTGATCTCCGCACGCGGCCTGCGCAAGGCCTACAGGAACAAGCTGGCGCTGGACGGCGCCTCGTTCGAGGTGCCCGCCGGGCGCATCGTCGGCCTGATCGGCCCCAACGGCGCCGGCAAGACCACCGCGCTCAAGGCCATCCTCGGCCTGATCCCGTTCGACGGCGAACTGTCCGTGCTCGGCCGCGACCCGCGCACCCAGCGCGACGAGCTGATGAACGACGTCTGCTTCATCGCCGACGTCGCGGTGCTGCCGCGCTGGATCCGGGTGAAAGAAGCCATCGAATTCGTCGCCGGCGTGCATCCGCGCTTCGACCGCGAACGCTGCCAGCGTTTCCTCGCCAACACCCAGCTCAAGCCGGACATGAAGGTGCGCGAGCTGTCCAAGGGCATGATCGTGCAGTTGCACCTGGCGCTGGTGATGGCGATCGACGCCAAATTGCTGGTGCTGGACGAACCCACCCTCGGCCTCGACATCCTCTACCGCAAGCAGTTCTACCAGCGCTTGCTGGAGGATTACTTCGACGAGGACAAGACCATCCTCGTCACCACCCACCAGGTCGAGGAGATCGAGCACATCCTCACCGACGTGCTGTTCATCCGCGACGGCAAGATCGCGCTCGATGCGCCGATGGACGCGGTCGGCGAGCGCTTCACCGAAGTGCTGGTGAACGCGGACAGGGTCGACGCCGCGCGCGCGCTGAAACCCATCGACGAACGCGCACTGCCGTTCGGCAAGACCGTGATGCTGTTCGACGGCGTCCCCGCCGACCAACTCGCCTCGCTCGGCGAAACCCGCACCCCGGGCCTCGCCGACCTGTTCGTCGCCACGATGAAGGGAACCTACGCATGA
- a CDS encoding FKBP-type peptidyl-prolyl cis-trans isomerase: protein MRPTLRGIVASALLFVLAQTGMAQDKTVLATDRDKVSYMAGIDVAHSIAAAAPDMDYAAFERALRNGFAGGKPLLGDAETQATGRALMQAIGARKGQPPGTLPAATPGLSSEKVGLLVGADAGRSLAPVSSEIDVPTFMQALRTVLQGGKPLLSDEEATAVRTAFTARMNAKQQALAAQAGSRNLVEGQAFLAKNKAVAGVHVTPSGLQYMVLRQGAGPQPMPTDRVRVNYRGTLLDGTEFDSSYKNGEPAEFGLDEVIRGWTEGVGMMPVGSKYRFWVPANLGYGAKGTPGGPIPPNATLVFDVELMAILPPGR from the coding sequence ATGAGACCTACCTTGCGCGGCATCGTCGCGAGCGCGCTGCTGTTCGTGCTGGCGCAGACCGGCATGGCGCAAGACAAGACCGTGCTCGCCACCGACCGCGACAAAGTCAGCTACATGGCCGGCATCGACGTCGCGCATTCCATCGCCGCCGCCGCGCCGGACATGGACTACGCCGCGTTTGAACGCGCGTTGCGCAATGGTTTCGCCGGCGGCAAGCCGCTGCTGGGCGATGCGGAAACGCAGGCCACCGGGCGCGCGCTGATGCAGGCCATCGGTGCGCGCAAGGGCCAGCCGCCGGGCACGCTGCCGGCCGCGACGCCGGGGCTTTCCAGCGAAAAAGTCGGCCTGCTGGTCGGCGCAGATGCCGGTCGGTCGCTGGCGCCGGTGTCGTCGGAAATCGACGTTCCCACCTTCATGCAAGCGCTGCGCACTGTGCTGCAGGGCGGCAAGCCGCTGCTGTCCGACGAGGAAGCGACCGCCGTGCGCACCGCGTTCACCGCGCGCATGAACGCGAAGCAGCAGGCGCTGGCCGCGCAAGCCGGCAGCCGCAACCTGGTCGAAGGCCAGGCCTTCCTCGCGAAGAACAAGGCAGTGGCCGGCGTGCACGTCACGCCGTCGGGACTGCAATACATGGTGCTGCGCCAAGGCGCTGGCCCGCAGCCGATGCCGACCGACCGCGTGCGCGTCAACTATCGCGGCACGCTGCTCGACGGCACCGAGTTCGACAGTTCCTACAAGAATGGCGAACCCGCCGAATTCGGGCTCGACGAAGTGATCCGTGGCTGGACCGAGGGCGTGGGCATGATGCCGGTCGGTTCCAAGTACCGCTTCTGGGTTCCCGCCAACCTCGGTTACGGCGCGAAGGGCACGCCCGGCGGCCCGATCCCGCCGAACGCCACGCTCGTTTTCGATGTCGAACTGATGGCGATCCTGCCCCCGGGCCGCTGA